In a single window of the Diospyros lotus cultivar Yz01 chromosome 10, ASM1463336v1, whole genome shotgun sequence genome:
- the LOC127811436 gene encoding tryptophan synthase beta chain 1 has product MAFSSPSPNCRTVHADNTSLPKPYPSHLPFKFHKFTPPLSAARRPLISCTLISDSRITTTSPQMEDDKAHLPALQRPDSFGRFGKFGGKYVPETLMYALKELESAFLSLSKDQEFQKELEGILKDYVGRESPLYFAERLTEHYKRPNGEGPHIYLKREDLNHTGAHKINNAVAQALLAKRLGKKRIIAETGAGQHGVATATVCARFGLQCVIYMGSQDMERQALNVFRMRLLGAEVRAVHSGTATLKDATSEAIRDWVTNVESTHYILGSVAGPHPYPMMVRDFHAVIGKETRKQALEKWGGKPDILVACVGGGSNAMGLFHEFIDDKDVRMIGVEAAGFGLDSGKHAATLTKGEVGVLHGAMSYLLQDEDGQIVEPHSISAGLDYPGVGPEHSFLKDIGRAEYYSSTDEEALEAFKRLSRLEGIIPALETSHALAYLEKLCPILPDATKVVVNCSGRGDKDVQTAIKYLRI; this is encoded by the exons ATGGCCTTCTCTTCTCCAAGCCCTAATTGCAGAACAGTCCACGCCGACAACACTTCTCTCCCCAAACCCTACCCTTCCCATTTGCCCTTCAAGTTCCACAAATTTACGCCTCCCCTTTCGGCCGCCAGGCGGCCGCTCATCTCCTGCACGTTGATTAGCGACTCCAGGATCACCACGACCAGTCCCCAAATGGAGGATGACAAAGCTCATTTGCCGGCTCTCCAGCGGCCTGATTCGTTCGGCCGGTTCGGCAAGTTCGGCGGGAAGTACGTGCCCGAGACGCTGATGTACGCTCTCAAGGAGCTCGAATCTGCATTCCTGTCTCTCTCCAAGGACCAGGAGTTTCAG AAAGAACTGGAGGGAATACTTAAAGATTACGTTGGCAGGGAGAGCCCTCTTTATTTTGCAGAGCGGCTCACTGAGCACTATAAACGTCCAAATGGTGAAGGGCCACACATTTACCTCAAGAGGGAAGATCTTAACCATACTGGTGCCCACAAAATTAACAATGCTGTGGCTCAAGCTCTGCTGGCCAAACGCCTTGGGAAGAAGCGCATTATTGCTGAAACTGGGGCTGGTCAGCATGGAGTTGCCACTGCTACTGTGTGTGCCAGGTTTGGCTTACAGTGTGTTATTTATATGGGTTCTCAAGATATGGAAAGGCAAGCGTTAAATGTCTTTAGAATGCGGCTCCTTGGAGCTGAG GTCAGGGCAGTCCATTCTGGGACAGCAACACTGAAGGATGCTACATCAGAAGCTATTCGGGACTGGGTAACTAATGTAGAATCAACCCATTACATCTTGGGATCTGTTGCTGGCCCACATCCTTACCCAATGATGGTACGAGACTTTCATGCTGTGATTGGTAAGGAGACAAGGAAACAGGCATTAGAAAAATGGGGCGGGAAACCAGACATACTTGTTGCATGTGTTGGTGGTGGTTCAAATGCCATGGGACTCTTTCACGAATTTATTGATGATAAAGATGTTAGGATGATTGGTGTAGAAGCTGCAGGGTTTGGATTGGATAGTGGCAAGCATGCTGCTACCTTGACTAAAGGGGAAGTGGGGGTGCTGCATGGAGCTATGAGCTACTTACTGCAGGATGAAGATGGTCAAATTGTTGAGCCCCATTCCATTAGTGCAGG CTTGGACTACCCTGGAGTTGGACCAGAACACAGCTTTCTGAAAGATATAGGACGTGCTGAATATTATAGCAGCACAGACGAAGAGGCATTGGAAG CTTTTAAGAGATTATCGCGGCTAGAGGGCATAATCCCAGCCCTGGAGACATCCCATGCTCTTGCATATCTAGAGAAGCTATGTCCAATCCTGCCTGACGCAACTAAGGTTGTGGTAAACTGCAGTGGTAGAGGGGATAAGGACGTTCAAACGGCCATTAAATATTTGCGGATCTAG
- the LOC127811437 gene encoding glucose-6-phosphate/phosphate translocator 2, chloroplastic-like → MISSVKQPTVAITGSDILRKKWPGPTRKFAALPPLPAVKTHRRSSVISIAKPLCVSSIEGFGLSNRSLSNEEKTGLIACKAYEADRSEPIEANAQPSEASKKVKIGVYFATWWALNVVFNIYNKKVLNAFPCPWLTSTLSLATGSLMMLISWATRIAEAPKTDLEFWKTLFPVAVAHTIGHVAATVSMSKVAVSFTHIIKSGEPAFSVLVSRFLLGETFPVPVYLSLIPIIGGCALAAVTELNFNMIGFMGAMISNLAFVFRNIFSKKGMKGKAVSGMNYYACLSMLSLLILIPFAIAVEGPQMWALGWEKAVSQCGPQFIWWVAAQSVFYHLYNQVSYMSLDQISPLTFSIGNTMKRISVIVSSIIIFRTPVQPVNALGAAIAILGTFLYSQAKQ, encoded by the exons ATGATCTCGTCCGTAAAGCAACCCACTGTTGCCATCACCGGTTCCGATATTCTCCGGAAGAAATGGCCGGGGCCGACACGAAAATTCGCGGCTCTGCCGCCGCTTCCGGCGGTGAAAACCCACCGGAGAAGCTCCGTCATCTCGATCGCGAAGCCCTTGTGTGTTTCGTCTATTGAAGGCTTTGGATTGTCGAATAGATCGCTGAGCAATGAGGAGAAAACGGGCTTGATCGCATGCAAGGCCTACGAGGCGGATCGGTCAGAACCGATCGAGGCCAACGCGCAGCCGTCGGAGGCGTCGAAGAAGGTGAAGATCGGGGTCTACTTCGCGACATGGTGGGCTCTGAATGTGGTCTTCAACATCTACAACAAGAAAGTTCTTAATGCTTTTCCCTGTCCATGGCTCACTTCAACTCTCTCCCTGGCCACTGGGTCTCTCATGATGTTGATTTCCTGGGCAACCAGAATTGCCGAAGCTCCGAAGACCGATCTCGAGTTCTGGAAAACGCTCTTCCCT GTTGCTGTAGCTCATACAATTGGGCATGTGGCAGCTACAGTGAGTATGTCAAAAGTTGCTGTCTCCTTTACTCACATAATCAAGAGTGGTGAGCCTGCTTTCAGTGTACTGGTCTCCAGGTTCCTCTTGGGCGAGACATTTCCGGTGCCGGTTTACCTGTCCCTTATTCCGATCATCGGTGGCTGTGCTCTTGCTGCTGTGACTGAGCTCAACTTCAACATGATCG gTTTCATGGGGGCCATGATATCGAACTTAGCATTCGTATTCCGCAACATATTTTCGAAGAAAGGCATGAAAGGGAAGGCTGTCAGTGGAATGAACTACTATGCTTGCCTCTCTATGTTGTCTCTGTTGATACTCATCCCATTTGCAATTGCTGTGGAGGGGCCACAGATGTGGGCTCTTGGATGGGAAAAGGCTGTCTCTCAGTGTGGACCCCAGTTCATCTG GTGGGTGGCGGCACAGAGTGTTTTCTATCACCTCTACAATCAGGTTTCCTACATGTCACTCGATCAGATTTCTCCTCTGACGTTTAGCATTGGGAACACCATGAAACGTATTTCGGTCATAGTCTcttccatcatcatcttccGAACGCCTGTCCAGCCCGTCAATGCTCTTGGAGCAGCCATTGCTATCCTTGGAACCTTCTTGTATTCCCAG GCAAAGCAATGA